A window of Ictidomys tridecemlineatus isolate mIctTri1 chromosome 1, mIctTri1.hap1, whole genome shotgun sequence contains these coding sequences:
- the LOC144378590 gene encoding LOW QUALITY PROTEIN: E3 ubiquitin-protein ligase TRIM58-like (The sequence of the model RefSeq protein was modified relative to this genomic sequence to represent the inferred CDS: inserted 1 base in 1 codon; deleted 1 base in 1 codon), protein MAFRTPGERLQEEARCSVCLDFLQDPISVDCGHSFCLRCISEFCEKSDSAQGDVYACPQCRGPFRPENFRPNRQLASLVDSVRQLGMGAEPAGARQCARHGEDLSRFCEEDQALLCWVCDTTPEHQGHHTAPLREAARSYQVKLQMALELVRKEMEEALMQEANVGRKTVLWKEKVDMQRHRFRLEFEKHHGFLALEEQLQLWRLEEEERATLQRLRDSKDQLAQHSKALKELAEELEERCQRPALGLLEGVQGALSRSKAVMPLEPETIPMELKTPCCIPGMREMLRRFQVDVKLDPSIVHPSLLLTADLHSVQDWELWRDVPRNPEQFPCILGLQSFSSGRHYWEVVVGVRAEWGLGVCQDWVQRKGEATPSXQNGIWALWLLRGCEYMVLASPSVPLLQLERPHRIGVFLDYEAGEVSFYNVTDGSYIYSFSQVSSGVLRPYFFVCDEAPLILPPMAEVKTGTLASGGHPDPPPVGDLQS, encoded by the exons ATGGCCTTCAGGACGCCCGGGGAGCGGCTCCAGGAGGAGGCCCGGTGCTCCGTGTGCCTGGATTTCCTGCAAGACCCCATCAGCGTGGACTGCGGCCACAGCTTCTGCCTCCGGTGCATCTCGGAATTCTGCGAGAAGTCGGACAGCGCTCAGGGCGACGTGTACGCCTGTCCTCAGTGCCGCGGCCCCTTCAGGCCCGAGAACTTTCGGCCCAACCGGCAGCTGGCCAGCCTGGTGGACAGCGTGAGGCAGCTCGGGATGGGCGCGGAGCCCGCGGGGGCGCGTCAGTGCGCGCGGCACGGCGAGGACCTGAGCCGCTTCTGCGAGGAGGACCAGGCACTCTTGTGCTGGGTCTGCGACACCACGCCCGAGCACCAGGGCCACCACACCGCGCCGCTGCGGGAGGCCGCCAGGAGCTACCAG GTGAAGCTGCAGATGGCGCTGGAGCTGGTgaggaaggagatggaggaggccCTGATGCAGGAAGCCAACGTGGGGAGGAAGACTGTGCTGTGGAAG GAGAAGGTGGACATGCAGCGGCATCGCTTCAGGTTGGAGTTTGAGAAGCACCACGGCTTTCTGGCCCTTGAAGAGCAGCTGCAGCTgtggaggctggaggaggaggagagagccaCCCTGCAGAGACTTCGGGACAGTAAGGACCAGCTGGCCCAGCACAGCAAGGCCCTCAAGGAGCTGgcagaggagctggaggagaggtGCCAGCGCCCAGCCCTGGGGCTGCTGGAG GGTGTGCAAGGAGCCCTGAGCCG AAGTAAGGCTGTCATGCCGCTGGAACCAGAGACCATCCCCATGGAGCTGAAGACCCCATGTTGCATCCCTGGCATGCGGGAAATGTTGAGGAGATTCCAAG TGGACGTGAAGCTGGACCCCTCtatagtgcaccccagtctcctgctGACGGCCGACCTGCACAGCGTGCAGGACTGGGAGCTGTGGAGGGACGTGCCCCGCAACCCCGAGCAATTCCCCTGCATCCTGGGCTTGCAGAGCTTCTCATCAGGGagacactactgggaggtggtggtgggagtGCGGGCAGAGTGGGGCCTGGGCGTCTGCCAGGACTGGGTGCAGAGGAAGGGGGAAGCCACGCCGT AGCAGAACGGCATTTGGGCCCTGTGGCTGCTGCGCGGCTGTGAGTACATGGTGCTGGCCTCCCCGTCC GTGCCCCTGCTGCAGCTAGAGAGGCCGCACCGCATCGGGGTCTTTCTGGACTACGAGGCTGGCGAGGTGTCCTTCTACAACGTCACGGACGGGTCCTACATCTACAGCTTCAGCCAGGTGTCATCGGGTGTCCTCCGGCCCTACTTCTTCGTCTGCGACGAGGCGCCGCTCATCTTGCCACCGATGGCAGAAGTGAAGACAGGGACCTTGGCGTCCGGGGGCCACCCTGACCCTCCTCCCGTGGGCGACCTTCAGTCCTGA